The genome window ATGGCCACAACTACCGTTCAAGTCACGGAGCCGAGGACTCTCTCCGTCTGTGGACAGCGGACTTTCCCGTCCATCATTGACGAGAGGGCTGCTTACGAGCCTAACCTGACGTGTTTCTCAACGCCATACACGTCGGAGCCCCGGGATGGGTGGAGAGTTGTCACCTACAGAGATTTTGCGAATGCTATCAACTACATCACGCACTTCCTTCTAGACAACTGCGGAGTTCCTGCGCCAAACACGTTTCCGACAATTGCCTACATTGGCCCAAATGATGCAAGATACTGCGTGCGTGGACGGCTAAAATCTTCTGTCTGATCTGCTGGACCCCTAGCTGACGCGATGGTAGATCATGACCGTTGCCTGCATCAAGGCAGGATACAAGGTCAGCTTCTCCTTGTGCTAGTTTGATATGTACACAGTTTGCTGACACGATACCGAGCAGGCCCTATTCGTGTCTCCTAGAAACCCTCTCGAGGCACAGTTGAATCTGTTCAAGCTATCTGACTGCCGACTGGTGGTGCGTCCGCCATCACACCAGTCTGTTGTCGAATTCTGGGTAAAACACTGGGACATGAAGCAGATCGAGATCGAGCCTCTGCACGATATTCTCTCCAAGCCCCAAGTACCAAACGTACCGTACACAAAAACTGCTGCAGATGCAGAATGGGATCCTTTCCTTGTCCTCCACACCAGCGGTAGCACAGGTCTCCCAAAGCCTATTGTCACCAAGCATGGCTCCATCGCCTTGACGGATGCGCAGCACCAGTTCCCGGAATGGAATGGCACGATCCCCATCGCGCGGGCAATGGAGTCGCTGGCGGACGTACACTTCAGTCCCAGTGAGTACTATGAGTGCACCATCGATTACCATTCACGGAAGCTCACACGTTCAGTGCCATTATTCCACGCCGGAGGCGTCTATGGGTTCATTGGGACTGCGGTTCTCAGCAACAAGCCCATCATCTTCCCGTTCCCTGACCGCCCACTTACACCTGATCTTACCATCGAGATTCTCAAAGCGACGGGTGCGAAGAGCGCGGCGCTACCTCCATCTCTACTCGAGGAGATGGTCCATCGTCCAGATCAAATTGAGGTACTGCAGAAGCTTAACTTTGTTGGCTTTGGTGGAGGTACGTCCCCGTGAAGGACAGAAACCAGAGGCTGAGTACTTACAACGTGCTAGGTCCCCTCAACAAGGAGGCCGGTGACACTCTATATAGGAACGGTGTCAAGTTGCTCAACATTATTGGTGCTACTGAGTATGTGTCTTCGAATCTTTGAATCTCAAGAAGCATCACGCTGAGAATTCCAGGACTCTACCATTCTGCATCTATTATCAAAAGAACTCGGCACTGTGGCAGTACTTCATCTATAATGAGGAGCTTTCCGGGGTCGAGTTCCGAAAGGCCACGTCTGACGAGGACGTTTACGAGATGGTGATCACCAGAAAGTCGAAGCAGATCCCGATCCAGGGCATCTTCTACACGTTCCCCGATAGAGAGGAGTATGCCACGAGCGACTTATACAAGCCTCACCCGACAATGCCGCACCACTGGAAGTTTCACGGCCGTGCCGACAACATCATCAATCTTTCCAACGGGGAGAAGCTCAACCCCGTGAGAATGGAAGACATCATTGCCGGGAACCCCGCGGTGAAAGCTGCCCTCATAGTAGGAGCACAGAAGTTCCAGCCAGCTTTAATCGTAGAGCCCTTTGTGCAGCCAAAGACGGACGAGGAGATTGACGACTTGATTGACCGCATCATGCCGCAAGTTGCCGAGGCTAATGAGACAATTGGTAAGTCTCTCCACTACACCCAAACTAACGTCACTTACACCCATCCATCCTTGGAGAAAACGTAGCGCTGACACGGGAATAAAAGCTACGCACGGTCGGATCGTTCGGCACTTGATCACCGTGTCCAATCCCGAGAAGCCGTTCCTGATGGCGGACAAGGGCACCCTCAAGAGATCGGCGACAATCAAGCTTTACGCCGATGAGATCGAAGAGCTCTACGCTAATCCGAGAGAGGTTCCCCTCTCGAAGGTGCCGCGCCTCGATCTGAGCTCCCAGGCCGCGCTTAGCAAGTCCATCGAGAAGCTCCTCCGCGAGCACCTCGGCGTCCCCCACTTGGAGTCTGACACTGATTTCTTCGCCGCGGGCATGGACTCGTTGCAAATCATTGCTGCTGCACGTTTCATTACTGCTAGTCTGCGCGCTACGAATAAGCATTACAGTGATACGACTATTGAGGCTCGCGATATGTATACTCACGTTAGTCCTCACCAGCTTGCTGGTCACATTTTGCGATCTGGACAGGGCAAGGCCAATGGTAGTACTGCGAGTGAAAGCGAGAATCACCAAGCAATGGACAGGCTATACCAGAAGATTCGTCAGAACCTGATTCACGCCAAACCTGGACGCCCTGAGCCAGCAAAGGAGCAGCAGACTGTCATTCTCACCGGATCCACCGGAAACATGGGATGCTACCTGCTCGATGAGTTGATTCGCAACCCACACGTCAAGAAGGTCATTTGCTTCAACAGGTCAACCGACGGCGGTGCCGGAAAGCAGGCCAACGCCATGAAGGAGCGCGGCCTAGCCAGCCCAGGAGAGAGCGGCAAGGTCGAATTCTTCCACACCAACTTGTCGCAAACCAATATGGGGTTGTCGCAAGAGGTCTACTCTCGCCTCCTTAAAGAGGCGGACCGCATCGTTCACAACGCTTGGGCTGTCAACTTCAACATGCCTCTCGATGCGTTTGAACCGCACATCAAGGGATGTCGCAATTTGGCTGACTTTGCTGCCACGGCAGAGAAGCGTGTCGTGCTGGTGTTCGTGTCGACCATTGGTACCACTAGCAAATGGGATGCAAGCCGTGGCCCGGTCCCGGAGAAGTCCCTGCGGGAATATGGTATCTCAGGTCTTGGATATGGCCAGAGTAAGCTGATCTCTAGCATGGTCCTCGAGGACGCCGCCCAAGTCGGAGACTTCCCTCTGGCTATCGTTCGTGTTGGTCAGATTGCTGGGCCGCTTGCTGATGGCGGCGCTTGGAGCCGCCAAGAGTGGCTGCCCTCCATTATCGCGAGCAGTCTTGTTCTCAAGGCGTTGCCGCGACACCTATCCGGTATGAACACAACCGCCTGGGTCCCGGTTGAGACAATGTCGAAAATGATCCTAGATATCGGCGGCCTGACTGAGGAGTCGAAAGACTACCACGAGGGGTACTTCCACGGCAGCAACCCCTCCATCACAACATTTGAGAAGCTGGTCCCGGCTATCCAGCAATACTACGGAAGGAATCAACTTCCTGACCTCATCCCCTTCAAGGAATGGGTAGAGAGATTGGAAGCAAGTCGTACTGCACCCGGAGCGCTTGGCGCTGATCGAAATCCAGGCTTAAAACTGGTCGACTTCTATCGAGGCGCTGCTTCTGCGGGAGAAAATATACCGAACACGAGGACACACGATACTACGAGAACTGTGGCTTGCAGTCCTGCGCTCCGCTCGGTTGGACCTGTGACGCCGGAGCTGATGGCTCATTGGTGCAGACAGTGGAAGTTTGAGAGCCCTTCGGCTCGTGTCGGTCGTTTGTAGAGGCCTAGATCTTGGCTTAGAAATGTTTTGTACAAATTGAATACAAGTTATCAAGAACGAAATCTCGTTCAAAACATGTGCTAGACCTTTGGTCAAGTTATCGCATCGTACAGTGCTACGAGGCGTACAAATGCAAAGGCAAGCATCTGTGCCTAACAAGACGGGATTAGTATCTCTCAAGGTCGAATTGAGGTATCATACCATCCTGAGGGAGACGAAGGCTGAACATGTACCATATTTAGCACACAGGACTGCGAAGTAATAGTGACGATGATTAGCATGAATGTTATTTCTATCTATGATGCTCCTTCTTTCCCACAGTCATGACCATGCTCCGACCGCTACGCCACTCAAATTCCCACAAATGATCCAACAAGTAGACAATCAAGCAAACAGTCCATTACAATCTTTTGCAAAATTCCCATGAGTGATACCATCCAGGGCCTTTTTACATCTTAAGCTTACGCAGACCAGAGTCGGTCTGGGGGTAAGGAGCCTTCTTCGAGTACGTCTGCCACTGGTTGCACATATCATCCATATCCTGAGCCCGGACAGTATCCATAATCTTGTCAGTCTGCTCCAAGAACTGCACCGACAAACCCTGGCTGACGTGCCACGCAATGTGGCAATGGAACAGCCACGCGCCGGGGTTGTCCGTCTTGAAGGCGACGACGAGCCAGCCTCGGCCGGGGAGGGTGGTCACGTCGCGCCTGGTCGGGTTCTTGAAGTTTAGCTTCGAGACGTCGGTCTGCGCGTTGAAGCGGACGCCGTCGCCGCGGCCGCTGGAGGCCGGCTCGGAGTGGCCTAGGATGTAGAAGTCGTGGCCGTGAAGATGCATGGGGTGAGGGGCGGGGAACAGGTTCTCGACGACCCAGAATGCCCACTGTGATAATGTTAGCTGGTGGTGCCGGGATGGACGATACGGGGAAACTTACAGCATTGTCGGCGGGAACCTCGAAGACGTTGTAGTTGTCGGGGTAGTCGGTGCTGTTCTTGGCGAGGTAAGAAAGCGTCGGCTGGTCCCAGTTGATGTCCATGTTTTGGCCATTGACCTTCCAGAAGACCTGCTGAGTGCCGGTGGTCCTGCTCGTGTCTACGGTAATGTCAAGAGTATCATCTTGTGTCTTGGCGAACGATGTAGAGTTGACGTCGACGCTGTAGATGGGCTCAAAGTCCGTCTTGTCTTGGCACTGGGAATCGGTGGGCGCCTTGCCGGCATCCTTGGGCATGAGGCCGTTTGCCGCACCCTCATACTGGAAGATGGCAGCAGGCTTGTTCATGTTGGACGTGCCGCACAGTCTGTTGGACGGGAACGTGACGTTGAACCAGTACGCCTTGCTGGCGTCCTGGTCAGCGTCAATGATGACATCGTAGCGCTGGCCGACGGTCAGGTAGAGTGAGTCTGTCTCGAAGGGCTTGACAGGGACAAAGTCGGTTCCCGTCACCGTCATCTTGTGACCGACGAGGTTCACCGTGAAGGTATTGTCGACGGACATATTGACGAGGCGGATCTTGTGAGACTTGCCCTTCTTGAGCGTCACGCGGGAGTAGTTGCCACCGCCGTTCTTGTTGATGTTGGTGCCGTTGAAGAGGATATTGTCACTGGCGGGAACGGCAGCGGGGGCAGTAAAGGTGGAGCGGATCTCGTCGGCAGACTTGTAATACCAATCCGTGATGGAGTAGGTGCCGAGGTCCTCGTCGTAGTTCTTGGAGGTAGGTCCATCGATCTGAATGGTACCGGCGATACCGTTGGCATACTGGTCGGAGAAATGCGAGTGGTACCATGATGAACCGTACTGCTCGGCACGCCACTCGTAGGTCTTGGTGGCTCCTGGCGGGATGGGGCACTCGGTGATACCGTTGACACCATCGTTCTGGTTGTTGTTCAGAAGTCGCAGGCCGTGCCAATGCATTGAGGTTCTGTGGGGTTGTCAGCGATTCAGTATCCTAGAGGTGGGTGCGCATTATAGCTGCTGTTACTTACCCATTCGTCCTCAAGTTGTTCACGACCCTGACCTTGATCTTATCACCCCAATTTGCCTTGATGTTCGGGCCAGGGAAGCCACCTATAAGGGCTTGAGTGAGCACACAACGATGTGGAAGAAAGGAGAGATTGTAGCCTACCATTGATTAACATCGCCGTGTTCTTGGTCATGCCATCTTGACCTTGGAAAGAGGTGTGCTCGGTGAGAACCAAGTCATACTGTCCAACTCGTTAGCACGGTGTAACCCTCAGAGTACACGCGTCAACCAACCTCTCTCGTCACACCAGTATCTGGGATGGACTCCTCGTAAGCAGTCTTGATATCAAACCCTTCAACCCAACACTGTCTGTTGTCGGCAGTGTTGCAAGACTTAGGCCCTTGGTTAGAGTCCGCAGGGGTTGATGAGCCAGGCTGTGCGTTGTCCTGCCTCCTCGAGACACCAGTGTTGGACGACGGTGAGGGGACGGCTGCTGCTAGGCCAtagaggaagaagagcgcGCTCTTGGAGAGTGTTGACTTCATCTTGACTGTCTTTGGCTAATGCGTATGCCGAGGGCTATGAATGTCTGCTCGAGTTGCCCTACATAGGAGTCAGTCAACGAGGATCCCGTTTCATGAAGTGGCACTCTAAGAGGAGACGACTTACCTAGTCCACCCAGTATTAATCTCTACCACAACCTTGTTCGTTCGacgtaataaaagaagagaAGAGCTTCCAGAAATTCCAACTCTCCAACGGTCGACGCAACCTTTAGATAAGGTAGAAAACCTGCGCTGTGATATTGGCCACCGCCTGATTAACCTTAAGAAAGAGGGCACGGTGCTGTCGTTCGGGGACGAACCGTGATCTAGCCTTTTAGGTCGAGCGTCGCGAAACGTAGGAAACTGTTAGATTTTGCGCCGCGGAAAGGAAGGAGCTCGTTCCTAGACACACCCACGTACCAACCAGAGAGCTTTATACCAAGGCGAGCGGCACCAAGACGGCGGGTTAGTTTCAATATCTTCGGGCTGGGGAGGGAAGGCAAAGGTAAGATGGGATGATGTTTGGAACTGTCTGAGTGGGAGTGAGCGTGTGTGTGGTTTACTGCGGTTGGATTGGATTGGATTGTGTGTAGTTCCTGACAGTCGGTCCCGGGTACCAAGCGGTCTTTGGGTCCATGGCCGCCTTAGTGGGCGGTTATCACGAGTGTCAGACAAGCCCGAGGTGGGTGACTCTGAATGCATGTTCGCTTCTACCCGGCAGCCGGAACCAAGGTCCGCTCTCCTGGTTGCTGAGTACAGGCATGCGAGGGGGACCAGTTCAGACTGAAGGCAGGCTGCAAGGCGAGAAGCAATCTGAGGAGAGGTATGGGGGTTCAGGTTAGACGGCCGCCACCATGCAGCCCTCGGGCGGCCTTCGGGTTCGTATGACTTCCCGTTGTGACCAAGGGTATATCGGCATCAGAGAAAGAGACAGGCGCGTCTGCTGAGACGGAGGAGTCTCGTTTGGCGGTTGCATGATGATTCATCAGGAAACTCGAAAAGCCACAATCTCTTCGTCAGCTGCGCGTCTCTAAGCGCCGCTGGATGTTTCGCGGCGTCTCTCTTATTGTCAAATCATGCGGCTCCAGGTTGAGGATCCTGTATGATATTCCCTAGCCGGTAGATCCTACGGCTCCTACCCCGGGATTTACCAAATATGAGAAAGTCGCCACGGCCTAGACCCCGTCTTCCCGTGTGGCAATCATGTCGCTGCTCAAGCTCCTTCATGTGCTTTCTCCAGCCCATAGTGTCGATTCGTCGAACGCAGCGGTCGTCTTCGGCCGTGTCTTGGCCCTGCGCAAGCAAAGCGTATCTTGCGTTTGGCAGCAAAAAGGTCTGAGCAGTGTGGCTATATCATGTATCAAAACCGCCGTCACCTCTCAAAATGTCGAGCGCTCGGCCACCGGCAAGCGGCAACGTGCATCTGTCGCCTCGCTATGTCCTCTCTCTACTCAGCTTCACAGTCCATTTCCCCCACGAACATTTCACCTCTGAGAAGAAAGGCTGAAGCTCGAAGCTAGGCACAGTGCCCCTCCAACCCTCGGCCGGCGCATGTGGCGCGGTCGACGGTCTCGAAAAATTGGCCGTGCGGATGTATGAGAAGGACTGCTGAGGGTTAGAGCATCGAAAACTTTGAAGGATTTCATCTTCTGCCCGAGGATCGAACCAAAACGTCTAAAACGACTTTGTTCGATGGGCGGGTAACCGATTTCTTGTCTTCCCTCGCCACATTGCTTTCTTACCTGAGGACTCAGCAGAGGAGACGTGCGGGTGTCAAATCTGACGTGAACCGCGGTGCTGGTACACGTTGGATGAGCGTTGTAAAGCATTCCGGAAATTCCCGTTCGCCTTCTTTGGTGTGGCATTTATTTGTGGCGGGCGGAAGTGCGTATTTGAGATGTTTAGGCTAAGTAAAAGCTGCAGCCAAGTCGGCGAAGATGAGGCTCAAGTTTGACCCAATGACATTGCGATAGAGGATAATACGCGCTTGCGCTTTTATGAGGGCGGCGGACGGCTGTCTTTTGAGTCGACAAACCTGGTCAAGTGGGTTGGGAAACATGGGATGAACCAATTCGTAAGGGCTAGAGAACGGTCAGTGGTGGCGCAAACACCACCAGGCAAAACTTTTTGAAGAAACATGCTTCACTCGTGCTCTGAAGGACTCTCAGGCCGGCAGTTTTACACATTGTCTAGTTTGTCCAAACACAGTCAGTGATGGCCTCATGCTTTGAATCTTGGAAGAATCGAGAAAGAAGTCGGTCTGATCCGTGGAAATGGACCACCAGTGCTTGATATAAAGAGAGCGCAAGTGCACTCTGATTCTGGAGAACTAGGAAACCAAAAAGTCAAAAGTGTTGTTAGCACAACCTGGTTTCGATCCAGGGACCTCTGGGTTATGAGCCCAGCGCTCTACCCCTGAGCTATTGTGCTTGATGATGGGTACTCGTCGATGTCGAGGGCGAGAGCACAAGGTGTTTATTATGGCTTTGGATTTGTGGATCGTTCTCTGTTGAGTCACGATGTCTACAGTTTTGTGTGCTTGTGGGTGCGTTTGTGGGTCGTTGGTAAGTGCACGACTTGGCCTCAGGGCTGGAGTGAAATTGGCCTCACATCATGTGAATTTAGGAGTTCGAGACATGTGGCATATGTGGGGAGAAACACCTGCCACTCCCTTGATGAGTTGCCTCGAGTTTGCCTGAGTTGCAAAGTCTGAATTCTTTTCTATGCCTAAGAAAGAAAAGTCGCACAGCATGTTTTGCTCAATGTGACGATCTGGGGTAAGGATAAAGACAAATGCCCCGACCGGCTCCGTAAGCGGGCCCTGCTCTCGGTGATGTGGGCCTTACCGACACGGATAATGATCGGGGCCTCCGGTCGCTGAGAGGGTGGGGCAATGGGATCATGCCATTGGATAACTGCTTTAAGTCGGGGGCCGAATCAGAAGTCCCTTGTTATCTTGATGTGGCGATTCGTAAGCAGTCATTCAATTGGTGCGCCTATGGGTTGGCGTTGAGAGAAATACCACGGTCCGAGGTGTTCGATGAGGAATCCAAGCCAAGGTTCGGGTTGACAAACAACCAGCGTGTTGATACATAATATGTAGAACAGTACGATCTATTGAATTGCCGTTAGTGAGGGAGATCACTACACTAACTCCACCGGTATTAAGCTCGATTTCGGATTGAAAAGAGGGTGATGAGAATCAGGTGAATGTTCGAGCAACTTTATCTCACTTGCGTTGATAAATAGTCAGATGAAGTTCTGGGATTGAAAGACACGATGAGTTGCGTTTATCATCTACGCTGCCAAAGATAAGAGTCATGAGATGAGTGAAGCAGCTGACTGTATCTAGGTGTGGGTGGGTGTGACGAAACACAGACAAACTGTGAGTTCATGCATCACGACAAGATTAGCTGCTCGCGATACCTGGCTATATTAAGTGAATCGACAGGTGAAGGCAACATCACATGGTCCGGGTCTTTGTGCGCTGCAACAATTTTTTCAGAGCGCTAgtctattaaaaagaattctaGACTTCCTGAACTCGAGTACTTTCAGTTGACTCGTCAAGGCTTCTTCTGGCCATGTTTTTATCTCATACGCACACACAAAGACCGCTCAAATGTATCATCAAGTATCCCAATTAAAACGCCGTGCCTCTAGCGACATGAACATATGTCCCAGGGCGTGTATGCCAAAGGTCCCATCTCATTTCGTACCCGTCGTAACATGACAATCTGAAAGGGCATGTCTACCACTTGATGACCTTGGTGGGGAAGTACTCATCAATGAGCTCCATGTAGTAAGGCTATCAAATTGTTAGTCTCATGATGAAATTTAGATCCGGGTAGGATTGAGTAAGACATACCTTGAGCTCCTCAACGGTGGGGGCATCATCAGACTTGCTGTACAAGTCGTAGGGGTTGAAGGCAAGCACGGCCTTGAGGAGGTCCTCATCACCCTCCTTCATGAACTCGCGGTAGGCGCCCTCGCGGTGCCAGGGGTAGAAGGAGTGGTAGCGGATCATGGCGAGAGCCTCACGGGGAAGCTTGGACTGCTCCTTGCAGACGGTGTACATGTACTCGTCGTGGCCCCAAGAGATCATGAGGTTCTCAATACCGCAGCCGGGCTCGTAGATGCCGTTCTTGGTGCTGTAGACGGGGTGGGTGTTGTCGGGGTTGCCCTCAAAGGTGGTGGGGAGGACGATGCGGTTGTCAAAGGCACATCCGACGGGGAAGGTGTCACCGACGACATCCCACTGGCCCTCGGCTCCGTAGAAGAAGAGAAGCTTGCCGAGATCGTGGATCAGGCCGGTAAGCTGCATCCAGCGGGGCTTGCCGTCACGGCGCATGGCCTCGGCGGTCTGGAGCAAGTGCTGGATCTGAGAGAGCTCGGTGTCGGGGTCCGAGTTGTCGATGAGGGTGTTGAGCTTCTCCATGGCCTCCCAGATGGTCATCTCATCGCGGCAGGGGATCTTGCCAGTAAGGTCGATGGCGAACTTCTGGCGGGCAGCGAGGTTGTACTCGACGGTCTGCTTCTCATGCTGCTCCTTGTAAAAGTTCTTGACGCGGTCGCAAGCATCCTCGTACTGGCGGAAAGCGGTCTTGTCCTTCTCTGAGTCGAACTTGGACTCGCCCTCGAAGTCGTTCTGTGCCTTATTGTACTGGTCCTTGAGGATGTTGACCTCCTCGACAAAGTCGGTGGTCTCCTCGAGGGCGTGTCCGTCGGTGCGGACGTAAGGGGTGGCGACGGCAGCAGCCATTGTGACGGTAGTTTGCAAAGTCGGAAAGAAGAGTTTGGTACAGAAAGTCTAAGAAAGATTACAGCTCGATATGAAGAAAGAGTCGATATGTGATGATCTTTCCAAGGGGGGTATCACTCGAATGCTGAAGACTGGTTTGATGATGAGCAAAAAGAGGGAGAAATAGGTATCTGGAGATAGTCTTTAAATATGTTGTTGAAGACAAGATCACGGAAGATGAAGATTACGAAGGGCAAGAAGAGCAACGAAGGAGTAGGACGGGAAAAAACTCGGACATGGCGAGGTACCTAGTATCGCCCGCCAGACGCAGTATTCGGGCCAAGTACCTCGTCATGGCAGCACCGGGTATCCATCCGTACTGGTGTGGGCAAAAGGCTAACTTGGACAAGCAGCCCGAGTTGACGTTTTTGCCGTGAAGGGTCGTCATCTGCATGGCCCTTGTCTTGCCCGTGCAGAACTATGCCCCGCGGAGAGTGGTTATGATCCAGATGGAGCAGGAAAGACGGGGCAAGATTTCAGATCTGTGGAGAGGCCCTGGAGAGTTGCGACGTTGCGACGAAGAAAGGCGAGGCCGGCGAGGGGATTCCAAGTTTTGCGCAGTTGGAAGAGGAGAAAATCGCCGAATTCTTGCCGGAAGAGGACCCCACCCAAATCCAGAAATGGACCCACTCTTCACTCGCCGGAACAGAAGCAGCCAGAATCTCCGGTCACATGACCTCACATGACTCTACAGTCTTCTGACTAATCCTCATTGGGACCATATGGAGACTCGTGCAAGTTGCTGGAATTTCCAAAAGTTTGGACCTCTCGTCAACTCCCGACAACAATGGCAAAGAATCCCGAGACACACGACTGCCATCCTTGTTAGTCGCAAACGCTCGAACGCTTCTTCCACACCTTCAATCCCGCTTTGCCCATTCTCCAGACCTCCACGACTCCACGCCAACCGCATTCCGGGATGGCCAGAAACGATGCAATGTGACGGCGCCCTTGCGTCTCTGCCAATCTTGGATTCTTTTTCTGCGGCAAAGCTTAATCGCTTTTCCCCCGGTCCACCCCTCCACGACCCTACTTGTACGAGACCTTCTGGCCCCGCCGCCTTCATCATGGGATTTGCAGACTATTTTTGATTATTCCCTCTTTTGGCACTTGGCTGCCACGCAGACCTCGATGCCCCCCTGCCAACGCCAACCAACGCCGTTCCCGCTCAATGCAGGACATCTCCATCCCCGCGGATTCCTCTCCTCTTTTCAGTAATGGCTTCCTACTGATTGGATATAGAACACTTGCCGGAGGGGACATCCCAGTGGTCCCTTGCCCAGGCCTTGTCAGACCTCTCCCCTCACCGTCACCCGGTGTCCGTCCCGGCCTTCTCCCGAGATTCTTGGCTTCGGAACCTTCGATTCGCCCAAAACGAACATGTCTGACATCAATCTTCGTCACAGCTTCGGGGCCTCCTTCCCAATGTCGTCCCTGACGGTAATCCAGGGCGAGCTTGGCCAAGACTTGCTGGCTTCCCCACGCTTCCCAAACAACCCCGCGGGATCTGGATGGTCCCTACGTGTTCCAATGTGCCACGGCAGCTGTCAGTTTCAAGCTCAGACCAGTCGGCATTACACGACGATGCTCATCTATTCGTATATGGGCGCCATGTGGATGGAACGCCGTGTGCGCCGTGTGCGGGGAGGCCGTGAGCATCACTATCTTTGAAATCAGACACTCTCGAGACCAGATTGGCCAGCGATAACCCGCGGATAATGAAGAACCAAGCAGATGGAATTGCGAAATATGTCCGATTGCTTTCAACCTGCATCGTACGCTATACTACTGTGCCAGCCAAGCCAGGCCAGCCAGATCCTGCCGCTACAAACACAGCATCATGACGCTTCTACACTATCAAGTCGGGTATCCACAGATTGCAAACCAAGCGAAATCCAAGTCCGGGGGACGTATCCAGTTCTGTCCGGTTCAGT of Colletotrichum lupini chromosome 8, complete sequence contains these proteins:
- a CDS encoding male sterility protein codes for the protein MLYPYLSSSTKITMATTTVQVTEPRTLSVCGQRTFPSIIDERAAYEPNLTCFSTPYTSEPRDGWRVVTYRDFANAINYITHFLLDNCGVPAPNTFPTIAYIGPNDARYCIMTVACIKAGYKALFVSPRNPLEAQLNLFKLSDCRLVVRPPSHQSVVEFWVKHWDMKQIEIEPLHDILSKPQVPNVPYTKTAADAEWDPFLVLHTSGSTGLPKPIVTKHGSIALTDAQHQFPEWNGTIPIARAMESLADVHFSPSEYYECTIDYHSRKLTRSVPLFHAGGVYGFIGTAVLSNKPIIFPFPDRPLTPDLTIEILKATGAKSAALPPSLLEEMVHRPDQIEVLQKLNFVGFGGGPLNKEAGDTLYRNGVKLLNIIGATETLPFCIYYQKNSALWQYFIYNEELSGVEFRKATSDEDVYEMVITRKSKQIPIQGIFYTFPDREEYATSDLYKPHPTMPHHWKFHGRADNIINLSNGEKLNPVRMEDIIAGNPAVKAALIVGAQKFQPALIVEPFVQPKTDEEIDDLIDRIMPQVAEANETIATHGRIVRHLITVSNPEKPFLMADKGTLKRSATIKLYADEIEELYANPREVPLSKVPRLDLSSQAALSKSIEKLLREHLGVPHLESDTDFFAAGMDSLQIIAAARFITASLRATNKHYSDTTIEARDMYTHVSPHQLAGHILRSGQGKANGSTASESENHQAMDRLYQKIRQNLIHAKPGRPEPAKEQQTVILTGSTGNMGCYLLDELIRNPHVKKVICFNRSTDGGAGKQANAMKERGLASPGESGKVEFFHTNLSQTNMGLSQEVYSRLLKEADRIVHNAWAVNFNMPLDAFEPHIKGCRNLADFAATAEKRVVLVFVSTIGTTSKWDASRGPVPEKSLREYGISGLGYGQSKLISSMVLEDAAQVGDFPLAIVRVGQIAGPLADGGAWSRQEWLPSIIASSLVLKALPRHLSGMNTTAWVPVETMSKMILDIGGLTEESKDYHEGYFHGSNPSITTFEKLVPAIQQYYGRNQLPDLIPFKEWVERLEASRTAPGALGADRNPGLKLVDFYRGAASAGENIPNTRTHDTTRTVACSPALRSVGPVTPELMAHWCRQWKFESPSARVGRL
- a CDS encoding multicopper oxidase, encoding MKSTLSKSALFFLYGLAAAVPSPSSNTGVSRRQDNAQPGSSTPADSNQGPKSCNTADNRQCWVEGFDIKTAYEESIPDTGVTREYDLVLTEHTSFQGQDGMTKNTAMLINGGFPGPNIKANWGDKIKVRVVNNLRTNGTSMHWHGLRLLNNNQNDGVNGITECPIPPGATKTYEWRAEQYGSSWYHSHFSDQYANGIAGTIQIDGPTSKNYDEDLGTYSITDWYYKSADEIRSTFTAPAAVPASDNILFNGTNINKNGGGNYSRVTLKKGKSHKIRLVNMSVDNTFTVNLVGHKMTVTGTDFVPVKPFETDSLYLTVGQRYDVIIDADQDASKAYWFNVTFPSNRLCGTSNMNKPAAIFQYEGAANGLMPKDAGKAPTDSQCQDKTDFEPIYSVDVNSTSFAKTQDDTLDITVDTSRTTGTQQVFWKVNGQNMDINWDQPTLSYLAKNSTDYPDNYNVFEVPADNAWAFWVVENLFPAPHPMHLHGHDFYILGHSEPASSGRGDGVRFNAQTDVSKLNFKNPTRRDVTTLPGRGWLVVAFKTDNPGAWLFHCHIAWHVSQGLSVQFLEQTDKIMDTVRAQDMDDMCNQWQTYSKKAPYPQTDSGLHCNGLFA